Part of the Plasmodium malariae genome assembly, chromosome: 9 genome is shown below.
GGAGCTGTGTTGCATGGCAATAAGCAAAATTCacaacaataaataaataaatatacatatatatatatatgtgctttgacttatgtaaatatatgaattcgAAGCACTATTAAGCCATTTaatatagagaaaaaaaaaaaaaaaaaaatatatatatatatatatcccgTTTTATACGTTTAACAAACTATAATTATGAAGATAAATATTGCCCATCATGgctatttaatatttttagaaataaagTGTTCATAATGCTGTGAATATGAAACGAATTTTCATTCGTGCGTTGTAAAGCGTATGTGtctttatatgtatgtatgcatatgttgCGCATGTACTACGTATGTATTACGTGTGTACCATATGTGAAATAGTTCTGCACTGTGTATACAATTttggatatttttttttaaccctTTAGTTGGTTTTAACAGTGGACATATTGTTACAAAAAGGAACTTGAaggcaaataaaaaaaaaaagcccatatcaaaaagaaaggaattaataaaagatgTAGTTAGAGAAATTACAGGTTTTAGTCCATATGAAAAAAGATTAATTGAATTGATAAAAATTGGAACTTCAGCTTCAACTAAAAGAAGTTTAAAATatgccaaaaaaaaattaggcACACATAAAAGAGGAAAAGCAAAGAGAGAGGAAATACAGAAGGTTGTTATTTTGCAAAGAAGAAAGGCAGCAACTGAAAAACattaagaaagaaaaaacaagTTTTTTAtgcctttattttttaatttttttttttttttttttatttaccattttaatttattataatgtgCCATGGTgccatatatttatatgtattcgctgattatgcatatattatacatatgaatatattatacat
Proteins encoded:
- the RPL36 gene encoding 60S ribosomal protein L36, putative yields the protein MGKKSTIKPASGIAVGFNSGHIVTKRNLKANKKKKPISKRKELIKDVVREITGFSPYEKRLIELIKIGTSASTKRSLKYAKKKLGTHKRGKAKREEIQKVVILQRRKAATEKH